AACATATTCCTCCTGCTTAAAGAACTCTTCCCACTCATCCTCATCCTCAACGATCTCACCATCTTTATTCACGTTTTCGAACTTTTTCATAAGTTTCTCAAATTCCTCTCCCATAACTCATCACCCGCGAGTTCCCTAAATTTTACCTCAGGATCCTCAACGTCAACTCCTTTTCTAGCAAAGTAGTTAGTTATATTCCTTATATCTCTATAAAGCAACGTTAAACTCATTCTATTTCTCTTAACAGTTGCTTGAGACCAATCTATTATAACAGGTTCATGCCAGATTAGAATATTATACTCGCTTAAGTCTCCATGAACCATATCCCCACGTTTCCAAAGTTTCTCTATTGATCTCATTGCAAAGTCATATAGCTCCTCAAAATCTCCCTTCTCAAGCTCCTTTTCAACATCCTTGAGTCTAGGTGCAGGAAGATCGTCTCCTATGAACTCCATAATCAAAATATTATTTCGGAAAGCTATTGGTTCAGGAGCCCTAACTGCATATTTGAGAGCTCTTTGCAAATTCTTATATTCCCTTCTCGTCCATACAAAAACTAATTTTCTTATATCCCGAGGTAAGCTCCCTATTCGCGGGTCTGCGGCTAAATATTCCCATATCCTCCTAAACTCTGTTGTGTATGTTCTATAGATCTTTACCGCTATTTTATTTCCGTTTGAATCATAACCAGCAAAGACATTGGCTTCTTTCCCTGTGCTTAAGACACCATAAAGTCTTTCTATCTTTCCTCGCCTGTAAAAGTAAGTTATTGTCTCAACCGTTGTCTTATCAAATACTTCGCTAAAGACTTTAAAGAGCTCACTATCTTTTTCTCTTCTTTCTGTTAATCCGAGAACTTCTGCTATCTCTCTATCAAGTCTTTCCATAATTCATCACTCTACCAGCAAGGAGCCCCCTGTCAGGAACTCTTGGGTGATCTTCCCTTTTCTTAGCAACCAGTCAACCTGAGTTTGAGTGTACCTATAGACTATATCTCCTCTCTTATCGCTCTGGACTGGCCAAGGTTGAACTATTACTAAGTCACCAACCCTAATCCATACTCTCCTTCTAAGCTTTCCTGGGATCCTACATCTCCTGATCTTTCCATCCTCGCATCTAACATCCATCCATCCAGCCCCTAATGCCTGCTCAACTACTCCGAACAGCTGATTTCCTTCTGGAAGGGGAACCCTTATAACCTCTTCACCCTCAACCTTTCTCTCCTTCTTAGGCATGATCATCACCCCCTAATTTTTGCAAAAATTTTTCCACATGCAGTTTAAGTGGAAACTTTAAAAATTTTTGCATAAAGATTTGGAAGGTATATAAACACCCATAAAAGAGGGATAATGGAGGTGTAACAATGCAAGAAGGTGTTTGGAAATACATCTCGCTAATCTTAGCCTTAGTTTTAAGCCTTTCAATAGTAAGTAATGCCCTCCTTTATATCCAGATAGGTGAGGTAGAAAAGTATAAGGAGGGTAAGCCAAGCTTCAATGAGACCACTGTGTTAACTTCTCCTGAAGATAATGTAACAATTCTTAAACTCCAAAATGAGAAGCTCAAAAGAGAGGTCGAATTCTTAAAGGGATTTATAGCATCTAGAAACGTAACTTATACAAATGTGACTGTTGCAATATTACCAATCTTCGGACCAATTGACGACGAATCCGCTTTAAATGTTATAGAGGTCATTAGAAGGATAAGGGAAAATGATACAATAAAAGGAGTTCTAGTATGGATAGAGAGCCCAGGAGGGTTTGTTGGTCCGGTAAGAGAGATATACATCGAACTAAAAAAGTTAGATTATATAAAGCCGGTAATAGCGTACGTTAGTGGATACGCCTACTCAGGAGGATATTACATAGCATGTGCGGCCAAAGAGATTGTTGCTAACCCTCTAGCAGACGTGGGGAGCATAGGAGTTATATACGTTCATTTTAATGCGGAAAAGTATTATGAAATGAACGGAATTGAAGTGGAAGTATTCAAGACTGGACCATATAAAGACATGGGGGCCGATTGGAGAAAGCTCACACCAGAAGAGAGAAAGATAGTTCAAACTCAAATTCAGACATACTTTAACGATTTCCTTCAGGTCGTAAGTGAAGGGAGAAACATGACAGTAGAAGATGTTAAGAAATTTGCAACTGGAAGAACATGGTTCGCTAAGGATGTCAATGGAACTCTGGTAGATAAGCTGGGAGATCTTGACTTGGCATTGAAGGAACTTCTAAAATTGATTGGAGCTAAAAAAGCAAACGTTATAGTATACGATGTAAATAGAGGGAAATTTGAAATAGGAACAACGGCCTTGCTGTACATGCCCCCCAATCTAGTATATGGATACATAAGGAGAGGGGAGTAGAAATGCAATGTGAGGAGAAGTTAGAGGTCTTTGAAAACGGTTTTAAAGATGAAAAGTTCAATGTTGAAGTCAAATTTTACGGAAATGATGCAAGAAAAGTTCTTTTAGCTATGATTTACGAACTTTATCTTCCAGAATACGGGAGAGAGTACGTATATCCTTTTGAGTGCGCCAAAGAATTCTGGAATATCTATTTAGAAGGTGAAGAGATCCAAGATGAAGAATTTCAACTGAAACCAATAAAATTCACGAGTGAGCAGGTCATTAAAAAGCTTCAAGAAGAAATTAAGAAAATTAAACCCCCACTTGAGATAAAAATTGAGGAGGCAAAAATATACAAAACTAAGGAAGGATACCTAGCCGTGGGTAATTATTTCATCCTAGACCCGAGGGGGAGATTATTCATATTTAATAAACCCAGCATTGCTAACAAAATTCTAAAATACATCTGGAAGTGGTAGAATTGGAAAAAGAGAAAATTGTATGGATAGCAATAATTCTTCTGATAATCTTCCTTGTATGGGAAACCCTCAAAGATCTGATTGCCCCGATAGTATTTGGAATGGCGGCAAGTTACATAGCTTATCCCTTTCACATTAAACTAAGCAAAAAAGTTGGAAAAAGAAACTCCGTTCTGATTCTATCAGGTATTTTATCGATATTTTCCCTGATATTTTTTGTTGGCGTAACTCTGTGGATAACAGATACCCTTAAGAACCTATATAACTACCTTGATGCCTTTTTCTCTTGGCTTTCTACACTCAACGTCCCTGGTTTTCTTTCTTCGCTTTTCGATGCCTTGGCCACAAGTTTCCCGGAAAAGTTAAGGAGTATCCTACTCCAATACACCCTTTCCCTGCCAAAACTTGCACTTCAACTGATTGTGTTTCTAGCGGTATTCTATGCTACCCTCCTAAATGCAGATTTCTTAGCTAAGGAGATCTATGAGTTGCTGCCATTAACAAATAGGGAATTAGGAGAGAAAATGATAGAAAAAGTAAAAGATACTGTAGATGCTATCCTTAAAACCTGGCTATTTTTCAGCGTAGTAAAGGGAATCTTTTTAGCCCTGGGATTTTACCTATTTAAGATAAGCAATGTTGCAGGTTCCATAGCGGCGGGAGTTCTATGTATTGTTTTAGAGCTACTTCCCGTTGTTGGAGGATGGATAATGTGGCTTGCTGGAGCAATAATCCTCTTGAGACGATCAATGCTCCTTGCCATAATTTTTGCGATATATGGAATAATTACCATATCCCCGATCCCCGACTATTTCCTCAAGCCGAAATTTGCAAAAGAGAGGGCGAAAGTGAGCTCTGTAGTAGCTTTAGTTGGAATATTCGGCGGTTGGATAGCCTTTGGGGCAGTTGGTATAATCCTAGGCCCAATAGCTATAGGACTATTATTAGCCCTTATAGATGCATGGAGAGAGATAGGGACTAAACAACCTTCCAAAGCTCATCGCTCTCAGGACGCTTAAGAGGTCTTTCGGCCCCATTCTCTATTATTACTCTCTTTTTCTCGGCCAAAAATTCCCCAATTATACTCGCCTGAATTCCATGTGAGAGTAACCTCTCAATTAGGAATTTTGCATGATCTCTAGGGGTAGAGATCAGTAAAGCACCCGAACTTATCAATGCTAGCGGATCAAGGTCATAGAAGTGGCATATCTTTCTGGTTTCTTCCCTTATAATTACTTTATTCGCAAAGATTCTAAAGCCAAGCCCATTTATATCCGCCATTTCATGAAGGCCATTTGCTATCCCTCCCTCAGTTGGATCATGCATTGCTGTTGCAAATTCCCTAGAGAGAAGGGCCTCCCTGACTATACTTATTTCATTAATGAAAGCTTTGGCCCTTTCAACGAAATTTGAACCGAAAACTCCCTTGAGCTCTTCCTCTCTTTCATGGGCTATTATAGAGGTACCCTCAATTCCTGCCCCCTTCGTAAGGATTATTGCATCACCTGGTCTTGGATTTGGAACAACGAGATTTTCCTTCTCAACCTCACCAAGCATAGTCCCCACAACTATAGGCTTCTTTAACCCAGGAGTGACTTCTGTATGGCCACCAACTATCGATATTCCCATCCCCTCAGCAACTTCACGTACCTCATCCATTATGGTAATGACATCATTGAACTCGGAACCCTCAGGAAGTAGTATCGTAACTAAAAACCACTTCGGCCTAGCACCAAAGGTTGCCACGTCATTCGCGTTTATATTAACAGCGTAAAAGCCTATCTTTTCCTCTGTCCCAGTTATTGGATCAGTTGATGCTACTAAAACGTAATCACCAAAGTCAATTGCAGTTGCATCTATCCCAACCTTAGGGCCAACTATAACCTTATCTCCTGGTTTTAATTTCTCTAAAATTTTTGCCAATAACTCCGAAGGGATTTTACCCACCAGCATTTTCATTCCCCACCTAACTTTGAAAAAGGCATTATTAATCTATTCCATTAGGGGATTCAAAATGAAAGTTCAATATGAATGCTTAACATGCATGGCTAATCAATGCCAGAGAATAGTAGAAATGGCAACCCAGGATATGGATATTAGAAGGAGGGCTATGATACTAGCAGCTAAATTGTTAGCTAAGGAATATAATGAGAATGCAATACCCGCGATAGCGGGAAGCTTAATATTCCTGGAGTTGTATAAATTCCTGGGCAATGATGACCCGTTTATAGAGTATAAGCTAAAATCTGAGGAGATGGCAAGAAAAGTCGCTGATATAATAAAGAGAAAGCTAAAGCTTGATTTTGAACTTGCAGTTAAACTTGCAATAATTGGAAACGTAATAGACTTCTCAGTAGGATTCTCGCCAGAAGATCTCGAGGAAGAAGTCGAAAAAATGCTCAAAGATAAACTTTACATTGACGACAGTAAAGAACTGTTTGAGGAAGTAAAGAGGGCGGAGAATATTTTGTACATCACGGACAACGTTGGAGAGCACTATTTTGATGCAATTCTAATAGAAAAGATAAGGGAAATTTCAAATGCTGAAGTATACATAGCTGGAAAAGAGGGGCCAATAATAAACGATGCAACTGTTGAAGACTTA
This Pyrococcus horikoshii OT3 DNA region includes the following protein-coding sequences:
- a CDS encoding AI-2E family transporter yields the protein MVELEKEKIVWIAIILLIIFLVWETLKDLIAPIVFGMAASYIAYPFHIKLSKKVGKRNSVLILSGILSIFSLIFFVGVTLWITDTLKNLYNYLDAFFSWLSTLNVPGFLSSLFDALATSFPEKLRSILLQYTLSLPKLALQLIVFLAVFYATLLNADFLAKEIYELLPLTNRELGEKMIEKVKDTVDAILKTWLFFSVVKGIFLALGFYLFKISNVAGSIAAGVLCIVLELLPVVGGWIMWLAGAIILLRRSMLLAIIFAIYGIITISPIPDYFLKPKFAKERAKVSSVVALVGIFGGWIAFGAVGIILGPIAIGLLLALIDAWREIGTKQPSKAHRSQDA
- the sppA gene encoding signal peptide peptidase SppA, with the translated sequence MQEGVWKYISLILALVLSLSIVSNALLYIQIGEVEKYKEGKPSFNETTVLTSPEDNVTILKLQNEKLKREVEFLKGFIASRNVTYTNVTVAILPIFGPIDDESALNVIEVIRRIRENDTIKGVLVWIESPGGFVGPVREIYIELKKLDYIKPVIAYVSGYAYSGGYYIACAAKEIVANPLADVGSIGVIYVHFNAEKYYEMNGIEVEVFKTGPYKDMGADWRKLTPEERKIVQTQIQTYFNDFLQVVSEGRNMTVEDVKKFATGRTWFAKDVNGTLVDKLGDLDLALKELLKLIGAKKANVIVYDVNRGKFEIGTTALLYMPPNLVYGYIRRGE
- a CDS encoding PH1570 family protein is translated as MQCEEKLEVFENGFKDEKFNVEVKFYGNDARKVLLAMIYELYLPEYGREYVYPFECAKEFWNIYLEGEEIQDEEFQLKPIKFTSEQVIKKLQEEIKKIKPPLEIKIEEAKIYKTKEGYLAVGNYFILDPRGRLFIFNKPSIANKILKYIWKW
- the eif1A gene encoding translation initiation factor eIF-1A, producing MPKKERKVEGEEVIRVPLPEGNQLFGVVEQALGAGWMDVRCEDGKIRRCRIPGKLRRRVWIRVGDLVIVQPWPVQSDKRGDIVYRYTQTQVDWLLRKGKITQEFLTGGSLLVE
- a CDS encoding AIR synthase family protein codes for the protein MLVGKIPSELLAKILEKLKPGDKVIVGPKVGIDATAIDFGDYVLVASTDPITGTEEKIGFYAVNINANDVATFGARPKWFLVTILLPEGSEFNDVITIMDEVREVAEGMGISIVGGHTEVTPGLKKPIVVGTMLGEVEKENLVVPNPRPGDAIILTKGAGIEGTSIIAHEREEELKGVFGSNFVERAKAFINEISIVREALLSREFATAMHDPTEGGIANGLHEMADINGLGFRIFANKVIIREETRKICHFYDLDPLALISSGALLISTPRDHAKFLIERLLSHGIQASIIGEFLAEKKRVIIENGAERPLKRPESDELWKVV
- a CDS encoding damage-control phosphatase, whose protein sequence is MKVQYECLTCMANQCQRIVEMATQDMDIRRRAMILAAKLLAKEYNENAIPAIAGSLIFLELYKFLGNDDPFIEYKLKSEEMARKVADIIKRKLKLDFELAVKLAIIGNVIDFSVGFSPEDLEEEVEKMLKDKLYIDDSKELFEEVKRAENILYITDNVGEHYFDAILIEKIREISNAEVYIAGKEGPIINDATVEDLKRAGLEKLGKVISTGTRIVGVPLKLVSREFMEAFNKADVIIAKGQGNFETLSEINDSRIFFLLKAKCPAVARELKVPKGALVCMRNKFKL
- a CDS encoding serine protein kinase RIO — encoded protein: MERLDREIAEVLGLTERREKDSELFKVFSEVFDKTTVETITYFYRRGKIERLYGVLSTGKEANVFAGYDSNGNKIAVKIYRTYTTEFRRIWEYLAADPRIGSLPRDIRKLVFVWTRREYKNLQRALKYAVRAPEPIAFRNNILIMEFIGDDLPAPRLKDVEKELEKGDFEELYDFAMRSIEKLWKRGDMVHGDLSEYNILIWHEPVIIDWSQATVKRNRMSLTLLYRDIRNITNYFARKGVDVEDPEVKFRELAGDELWERNLRNL